The genomic window CGTAGCCGCAGCAGATGGTGCAGATAGTCTACATACTGCCGCCAAGTCACTTTGCTCTCGCCTTCCTGGCGTTCGCGGAACACATAGCCAACTTCGGCAATAGTGTTCATGCGCCCCCGCCCAATCACCTCGATCAGAATCTTGTAGCCTACAGGACTAAGGGTTCGCCCAGCGATGGCACTACGGCGCAGCATAAAGTAGCCGCTCATAGGGTCAGACACCCGACCAATTACCCCCGGCAAGATGGTCAGCGCCAGAACTTGAGCCCCCCGCGATAGAATCCGCCGCGTCAGACTCCAAGAGCTCACCCCGCCGCCTTCGACGTGCCGACTTGCCACCACCAAGTCAGCCCCACCCTGCACCGATTCCAGCATTTGCAGCAGCACCTCAGGTGGGTGCTGTAGGTCGCCGTCGATCACTCCTAAAATCTTGCCCGAAGCTGCTTGCCAACCGCGAATCACCGCTGTTGATAGTCCCCGCTCTCCCTGCCGGCGAATCACGCGTAGCTGGGGGTATTCAGGGGTCATGGCTTGCGCCAGTTCCCAGGTGCGGTCGGGGCTGTCATCATCAACAATGATCAGCTCGTAATCATTAGGCAAAGCTTCGTCTAGCAAGTGACAGAGAATCGTCACAATAGCTCTGACGTTTTTGCCCTCGTTATAGGTGGGAACCACCAGAGAGAAACGTACAGCAGACGATGCTTGGTCAGTGATAGGACTTTTGGGAACCTGAAACGGACCAGTTTCAGCAACCAGAAGTGATTGGGGGTGGTTCATGGCTATAGGAGCGAGGGTGGGTACTTAGGAGGGGCAGACAAAATCAGGCTAGGTTGCCCGCTAAGCAGGGCTGTTTATCTCGATGCATTCTCTAGCCTCAAGGTCAAGTCCTCTAAACGAATTTGGAAACTACCGCCTTTACCTGACAGGGTCAGGACTTGGTAGGGTTTCTCAGTTCCTACCGTTTTCACTTGAGCGGTGAAGGGCTCCGCCTCCGCCGATAGAACCCAAAGAAACTCTGCCTGTTCACCCTGAGCGGTGTAGCGCAGGGCAGCTGTGGGCTGAGTATGCCCGGTCGAGTCGCGATACCAGCCACAAGGTTGAGGAGTCTGCTGACCCCGGCAGAGATTGCTGCCTACCCCTGCTTGTAGTTGCACGAAGCGAGCAAGGGTTTGTCCATTCTGTTGGGCGCTACCCGTACTGCCCTCAACCTGCATCTGCGCTTGGGGGCTGAAGTGAAAGGTCTGAGTGTAGTCGTGGCTTTCCTTGCCTTGTAGCCGGTCCCAAACCAAGAGATAGCGTGAGCCAATCCGAGCAACGCTGCGGATATGGGTCACATCGTCATAGGTGCGTTGCTCAGCGGTGACATAGTCCAGACTGGGGCTACTACCAAAGGCCAAGACCTTGCCACCGTTGTCCACCGCTTTCTGTCGCAATGACAATTCATCTGCACCTAAACGGCGACGCTCTGCCAACAGCCAATCATCCAAGCCCAGCTTCTGCGCGGCACCCTGAAGCTTATTCCACTTCAGAAAGGACACCAATGGGCCCTGCGGTCCTTTGACTGTTGGCTTCTGCTCTAATTTGCCTACTTGCACAGTGTTGTGAGCTTGAGGCCCGAGGAAATAGTCATCACTTTTGGGCAAGTTGGCAGAGGGAATGACTAGGAGCGGTTGGTCGCCAAGCATGGCAGTGACCCCAAGTGCATCTTGGTGAGCATGGGGCGCATCCAGAATTCGCGTGTGAAAGACAATTTCTAAATCTTGAGCGGGACGAGCCTCAAAAAAACTGTAGCCGCCTTCTTTGTAGACGGCTAACCGTCGTTGTGTCTTGCCTTGTCTGACCTGCTCTAAGAGCCGCCGTCCAGGCGTATCAGGTCCTAGATCTAGCTCAGCCCAGTGCTTGAGGTAGTGATCGGTCAAGTTCTGGTCAGGCTCGCTGTAAGGTAAACCCTCCACCTTGCCATTGGACCCTGCCATAAGAGCCGCAGCCCCCAGCATCTGATCGAGCTTTTGGCGATAGGCCAGCGACATGGGTCGTTCTAATGCTTCGGCGACGTGGGCAATTTCTAGAAATGTCCGCAGGGTGTAGAAGTGATAAACGCCTGACTGCTCTAACTGAATGCCATCTGGGGCGACGTTATCGCGCATCTGTTGCTCAGCCCGCTCCAGAGCCAGATCGACCCAGCCTCTGGACTCGGGTAGCTCCCGAAAGGTTGTGCCTAGAGCCAGGAGCGCCATGGCATTGTTGAGGCCGTGGTTGTGATCAGGCATGTAAATTTCGTTGCGGCTGAGTAATTGCCCTTGAGTCTCAGCTAAGTCGCTCAGCCGCTTCTGGAAATCTGGATCTGCCTGGGGAGCTTGTGCCGAAACCCGGTACAGATAGCTCAGAAGGATCGAGCGCCACGAGGTGGCGTGCTCCTCCCAGCCGTCCTTGTTATCTTTCCAGGTCCAGTCTGTCACTGCTCCCTTCAAGGGATTTTGGGCCTGCCAATCGAGGACGACCTGCTTGGCCTGGTCTAAAGCCTGAGTATCGCCTGTTTCACCTGCCTGAACCAAGCACTCCAGAAAGCGCAGGCTGTGCAAATTGAACATGAAGTACTTGGAACGCCC from Leptolyngbya sp. FACHB-261 includes these protein-coding regions:
- a CDS encoding heparinase II/III family protein, producing MPLALKKTGMSPLRVLTVAGLLLISVGSLLWLRGTLLRPKAVASVAVFYPENIGNDPENAEASCQTTVRLLREGQLPLAKDSTATISLKPDWRAQTGRSKYFMFNLHSLRFLECLVQAGETGDTQALDQAKQVVLDWQAQNPLKGAVTDWTWKDNKDGWEEHATSWRSILLSYLYRVSAQAPQADPDFQKRLSDLAETQGQLLSRNEIYMPDHNHGLNNAMALLALGTTFRELPESRGWVDLALERAEQQMRDNVAPDGIQLEQSGVYHFYTLRTFLEIAHVAEALERPMSLAYRQKLDQMLGAAALMAGSNGKVEGLPYSEPDQNLTDHYLKHWAELDLGPDTPGRRLLEQVRQGKTQRRLAVYKEGGYSFFEARPAQDLEIVFHTRILDAPHAHQDALGVTAMLGDQPLLVIPSANLPKSDDYFLGPQAHNTVQVGKLEQKPTVKGPQGPLVSFLKWNKLQGAAQKLGLDDWLLAERRRLGADELSLRQKAVDNGGKVLAFGSSPSLDYVTAEQRTYDDVTHIRSVARIGSRYLLVWDRLQGKESHDYTQTFHFSPQAQMQVEGSTGSAQQNGQTLARFVQLQAGVGSNLCRGQQTPQPCGWYRDSTGHTQPTAALRYTAQGEQAEFLWVLSAEAEPFTAQVKTVGTEKPYQVLTLSGKGGSFQIRLEDLTLRLENASR
- a CDS encoding glycosyltransferase, with the translated sequence MNHPQSLLVAETGPFQVPKSPITDQASSAVRFSLVVPTYNEGKNVRAIVTILCHLLDEALPNDYELIIVDDDSPDRTWELAQAMTPEYPQLRVIRRQGERGLSTAVIRGWQAASGKILGVIDGDLQHPPEVLLQMLESVQGGADLVVASRHVEGGGVSSWSLTRRILSRGAQVLALTILPGVIGRVSDPMSGYFMLRRSAIAGRTLSPVGYKILIEVIGRGRMNTIAEVGYVFRERQEGESKVTWRQYVDYLHHLLRLRLSLGRVGRIRRSLSQWQLGRFVRFGLVGLTGVFVDTTLLYLLHDPSGLGWALTRSKIIAAEFAIINNFLWNDRWTFGDISSQQRGWRKRFKRLLKFNLVCLIGLGLNVVLLNVLFNSLKVNYLVANLLAIAAVTIWNFWINSRLSWRVTEVTRED